Part of the Stackebrandtia endophytica genome is shown below.
GGTCCTCAACCAGGACAAGCTCGACGAACTTCCCGAGTTCTACCGCGAGAAGGTGGCGACCGGCCTGTGGTGGCAACCCGTCCGCGTGGTCGCCGCAGCGCGGGCGAAGCACGGCGACGAGGTCGTCGGAAAGCTGTACACCGCATTGGGAACCCGCCTCCACAACCGCGGGGAGGAACTCGGGCGCGAACTGTTCGAGTCGGCACTGACCGAGATCGGGCTCTCCACCGATCTGGCCGACGCCGCCGAGTCCACCGAGTACGACGACGCCATCACCGCGTCGCACAACGAGGGCATCAACCTCGTCGGGCAGGAGGTCGGCACACCCGTCATCGCCGTTCCCGGTCATGATGGCGAACCGATCGCGTTCTTCGGTCCGGTGGTGACCCCGGCGCCGAAGGGCGAGGCGGCCGGCCGCCTGTGGGACGGAACCCTTCTCGTGGCGAGCACTCCGGGCTTCTTCGAGATCAAACGGACCCGCACCCGGGGGCCCGTCTTCGAGTAAGTGGTCGACAACACTCCGCTATAGTCCGTGGCGACATCGTCGTCGTCGATCGGCGATCGCCCACCGACACAGCCGTTTCGGCCGGATCCGCGTGTCGCGGGTCCGGCCGAAATCACGAATTCGCAGGATTGAGAATGACAACGACAGAATCCCGGGCCGCGAAAGCGGCCAAAGCAGAACACGACCACGCTCACATGCCGCAGTCTCCGGCGGCGAAGTCGGCGCTCAACACGCTGCTGGAGGGCAATCGCCGTTTCGTCGCCGGCGAACCCTACTACCGGCGAGACATCACCGCAGCCCGCGCGGCGGCCACCGAGCAGCACCCAATCGCGGCGGTCTTCACCTGTGTGGATTCCCGGGTGACCGCCGAATCGTTGTTCGACTGCGATTTCGGGCACCTGATCGTGGTTCGCACCGCCGGGCACGTGCCCGATCGCGCGGCGGTCGGCTCACTCGCATTCGCAGTGTCCGAATTGGATGTCTCACTGGTCATCGTTCTGGGACACGAGCGATGCGGCGCCATCCAGTTGGCCGTCAACTCATATCGTGCCAATCCTCACGGCATGACCGGCAATTTCCTCACCGACGAGCTGCACTCCATGGCGGCCGAAGGGGTCGAGAAATCCCCCGACGACCCGTATCACGCGGCCATGCTGCGGCAGATCGACCACACCGTGGTGGAGCTGCGCGGCGACGACCAGCTGGCCGGCGCCGAGGTGATCGGCGCCAGATACGACCTCGACCACGGCACGGTCCGAATCGTCGCCTAGCCGGTTGGTCGAATCGGGGAGGACAGCGCGTCGGTGATGCGGCGCACGATCTCCGCCGGGTCGTCGGCCCGCATGATCGCGCCCATCACCGCAACTCCGTGAGCTCCGGCCCGCCGAGTCGCGACGACGCGTTCGGCGGACTCGACACCCGCCAAGGCGTATACCGGAATCCGCAGTCGGTGGCAGGCGTCGCGCAGGCCCGTTTCGCCCTCCACCGGTCCATAACCGGGCTTGGAGGCGGTGGCGTAAATCGGTGAATAGGTCACGTAGTCAACCGATCCCGGGTGCTCGCCACGATGGATCGACCGCCCGACCAGACGCGGCCGGGCGGTCGGCAACCGAGCGTGGGCCGACAGGTGGCATGCCGTCACCGGCCAACCGGGATCGGCAACGATCACCTCGACGTCGGGCAGTCGCCGACTCAGTTCGGTGGCGAGGTCGCGACGCCGGTAGGCGGGCAACGCCTTCTCCCGAAGGATGAGACTGAACGGACCGCCCACGCGGGCACGGCACACCTGTTCCACCAGGTCGGCAGGTGTGCCACCGCGCGTCTGAGACGCGTCGGTGAGCACCAGTAGGCGATGCGCGGGTACGGCCACGCCGTCAAGACTGCCCCACGAGACGACGAATCGTCATCCGGTAGTCCGTTCGATCGACAGTCGGCGGAACGGGCCGCTTCACCGTCTCGTTGCCGCCCAACGGACCTGGGCTGCTACCACGGCGAAGGTGCCGCAGAGCCAACAACCGACGACCGATGGTTAACGTTTCGATATCGCATGGCCACAGATGTTGCGCACGCCACGCGGGACTGACAAACTCCACCAGATGGGACCAGTTGAGCATATCGACGCACTGCGTCGCGAGGGTGCGTTGTTGGCGGAAGTCGCCGATGAGGTGGGGATTCACGCCCCGGTGCCTACTTGTCCCAATTGGACCATCCGAGACCTGTTGTGGCATACGGGCACCGTCCACCGTTGGGCAAGAACCATTGTAGAGCAACGTCGAACCGAGGAGCCTGCCGAGACCGAAATGGCGCGGATCGCGGGCCCCATTCCCGACGACGCCCTACTGGTGGAGTGGTATCGCGAAAGCCACGCCCAACTGGTTCGCACCCTGTCGAACGCGCCGCCCGACCTCGCCTGTTGGCAGTTCCTCAACGCAGCGTCCCCACTGGAGTTCTGGACGCGCCGCCAAGCCCACGAGACCGCCATTCACCGCGTCGACGCCGAAAGCGCCCGAGGCGACGAGATCTCCCCCGTCGGCGAACAGTTCGCCTCCGACGGCATCGATGAACTGGTGAAGGGCTTCCACAGCCGCAAGAAGAGCCGGGTTCGCAGTGCCACCAACCGCATTCTGCGACTGCGCGCCACCGACGAACCGATCGGCCGGGACTGGTATCTCCACATTTCGCCCGAACCACTGGCGACCACACACGCCCCGTACGGCACAGTGGACTGCACCCTGAGCGGACCCGTCGAGCTCATCTATCTAGCACTGTGGAATCGCTGCCGCGTTGACGACCTGACCGTCGACGGTGACGCCACCCTCGTGAAACTGTGGCAGGAGACCTCCGCCGTCACCTGGTGATCCCCCCACCGGCCAACCTCGGTGAGACGACACGAAACCCGGCACCCGTCTCTTCTCTCCCACCGGTACACCTGCGTGACTACGCAGCCGTTCGTCGGCGCCTGAAACCGGATGCCCCTAAGGGAAACCGTGACGAAAGTCAGGGATCAACCCAGGCTTGCGACCGATGGCGGGGGTGCGGGAATGTTCTACAGTTTGGTCGTGGCAGAACTCGAGCACGCGATCATGGTCTACCTCGAGGGCATCATGTCCTCGCCGTGGATCTATGTGGCCGTATTTAGCATCGCATTTCTTGACGGCTTCTTTCCTGTCGTGCCGGGTGAGACATCGGTGATCGCCGCGGGAACCGCCGCAGCGGCACTGGGCAACCCCAACATCGCGCTGATCATCCTGGTGGCCGCCGTCGGCGCGTTCTGCGGCGACCACGTCTCCTACGCGATCGGTCGCTTCGGTTTCTCCCGAATCGCCAAACCGGGCACCAAACGACAGGCCGCGTTCGAATGGGCCCGCAACGCCCTCGAGGAACGCGGTGGGTTGGTCCTGGTCATCGCCCGGTACATCCCCGGCGGACGCACCGCGGTCACCATCACCTGCGGCGCGGTGCACTACCCGCTGCGGAAGTTCATGTTCTTCGACGGCATCGCGGCGGTGTCGTGGGCGTTGTACTCGGCCGGAATCGGGTACTTCGCGGGCATGATCTTCGAGAGCCGGCCGTTGCTGGCGTTGCTGCTGGGATTCTCGGTCGCCATGACCATCGCCGGCATCGTCGAACTGGTGCGCTTCCTCAAGAAGCGTCGGGCAAAAAAAGCGGGTGAGCTGGCCACGGCCGGCACCGTCTCGGTCGGCGAGCCAGCCGCATCCGAAGCGGTGGCGGTGGCGACCGGCTCGACCGAAACCTCCGTCAAGAACCCGTAATCGACAACCTGATCATCGGCCGGGGTGGCAGCAGGCCACCCCGGCCGTGTCATGCCAGCCCTTCCACGATTCCGGCCTCGTAGGCCAGAATCGCCGCCTGCACCCGATTGCGAATCTCCAACCGGGTCAGAATCGCCGATACGTACGCCTTGACGGTCCCCTCGACGACGTGCAGTCGTTTGGCGATCTCGGCATTGGACAATCCGGCGGCCAGCAACTCCAGCACCTCGCGTTCCCGGGTCGTCAACGTCTCGATCCGCTGCCTCGCCTGCGCGGAACGGGTCATGCGCCCGCCGCCACCCTTGGCCAGCTCCGTGATGACCCGTCGGGCGACCTGGGGGGACAGGAAGGCCGCCCCCTGGGCCACGGCGTGAATACCCGCGATCAGCTCACGCGGATCCCCCGACTTCAAGAGGAAGCCGCTGGCTCCGTTGCCCAAGGCGGCGGCGATGTACTCGTCCTCCCCGAAGGTGGTGAGCATGATGATGCCGGTTTCGGGTGCCAGTCGGCGAATCTCCATCGCCGCCGAGATTCCATCCATTTTGGGCATTCGAATGTCCAGGAGCACCAGGTCGGGTCGATGGGCCCGGACCTGTTCGACGGCCTCGCGCCCGTCGGCGGCCTCCGCCACCACGGTGATCTCGGGATCGGCGGCGAGGATGGCACGCACCCCCGCCCTGATCATGGCCTCGTCGTCGGCCATCACGATCTTCACCACTGTCTCCTGTCCTCTGCGGAAATGACGTCCTTGCTGACCAGCACATCGTCGGCGAAACACAATCGGAAGACATCGGCCACCCCCTCACTCTCCCGCCGTGACGGGTGATAAACGCAGTCCTGCTGCGGATCCGGGTCTATCCACTCAGGGGGGTCGATCATGTCGAAGAAGGGCAGCCGATCCTCCACCGACTCCCGGGACTGCCCCACCTGCAACTCGTCGAAGGTCTGTTGCGGCAGAACCGAGTACAGGGTCACCAGCGCGTACACCAGCATCGACACCACCCCGAACAGCATCATCAGGACCGTGGGGATCGCGAAGACCGTGATGAGTCGCCGCCGTGCCTGCCGTGTCGCGGTCACCTGCTGGCGTTCCGAGGCCGTCTTGGCTTCGTCCGGTTCGGGCCGATCGAGGCCGTCGTCATGGTGGGGCAGTCTCGCGGTGACCACGAATCTTCCCTCGTCGTCACCGGAGGTCAGCTGACCGCCGGCCAGCCGCAACCGTTCGGCCAACGCGACGAGCCCTCGCCCACCGCCGATGCCGCCGGGATGGCCGGGCAGCGGGTTCGAGACCGTGATGACGGTCTCCGCCTCTGCAACCACCACACGCACGGTCACCGGCATTCCGGTGGCGTGTTTGGCGGCGTTGGTGAGGCATTCCTGAACGGTCCGATAGGCGGCCCGGTCGGCCATATAGGACAGCACGACCGGCTCTCCGCTGACGTCGTACTCGATCGTCATCCCCGACTCGGCGGCGCGACTCACCAGGTCGGCGATGCTCTCATCGACCGGAACGACACTGGCGGAGTCGTTGTCGTCGCGCAACAACCCGATGATCTGACGCAGCCGTTCGGTCGCCTCGGCCGCCGACCGACGCAGGTCACCGGCGGCGGCCTGATGCCGGTCGGGCAGTTCGGGATCGACCTCCAGCACCGCCGCCCGCAGCGCGATCAGGCTCAGTTCATGCCCGAGTGAGTCGTGCATGTCCTCGGCGATGCGGGTGCGTTCCCGCATCCTGGCCTGATCGGCCACGGCACGCTGCTCGCTCTCCAACTGCCGTGCCAGATCCCAGCCGCTTTGAAACAGCAGAGCCCGCTGATACCGGTATCGACCCACCAGCCACGGGAAGACGATCGCGAACACCAACAGCACGGTCAGGCCGGCACCGTCGAGCAACCCGATCCCCAACACCGGGACCAGCACCAACGCCAGCACCGACATCGCCCCCAGATGTATGACCAGGGGGTAGTCGCTGGTGTCGGCACGCCCCACCAGATAACTGAGCACGAAGGTCGTGATCAACAACAACATCGGCCACTGCGCGGTGCCGAGCCCGACGAAACCCCACGACGCCAACGTGACCACGGCCAACAGCGCGGCCACCGGCACCAGGTGCCGCAGCCACAGCGCGATCGCCACACCCAGGAGCACCGCGATCAGATCCCAGATGCCGGTACTGAACGCCATCGGGATCAGGACCGGCACGGTCAGCACCAGCCACCACCCCACCTCGATCACGAGGCGGCTGGCCGACGATCGATCCTTCTGTCCGGGGACGGGCGACCAAGTCAGGTCGATCCACTCCGGTGATTTCACAGCCACGACGGTACCTGTGCCGATTCGACGCCGGTACCGACGAAAGTCAGCACCGCGGACTTGTCTCACCATCACTTTCAGCCGTAACGTCTTCACCATGAGCAGCACTCACCGGCAGGCACCCCACTGCCGCATCTGGTGGGCTCGCGTCGCATCGGCCGCAGCGGTCCCGATCGCCTCGTTCGACGCCGACGAGATCGAGCGTCACTCCGCCTACCGCCACCAGGCCGATCGGGACCGCTTCGCCGTCGGAGTCTGGTTGAGCCGCACCCTGCTCGGTCGAGCCCTCGAACTGCCCGCGGCATGGGTACCGCTGCGTAGGGACTGTTCCGACTGCGGCAAGCCTCACGGCCGCCCCCGGCTGACCGGTCCGGGGCCACACCTGTCCATCAGCCACTCCGGTGAGTGGATCGCGGTGGCGATCACGGATTCGGTGTCGGTGGGGGTCGACGTCCAGGAGTGCGACGCCGACTCGATGGTCGCGCCGGAGGCGGTGCTGTCACCGCGCGAGCTGACCGGGTTCCGGGTACTGAGCCGGGTACGTCACCACTCGGCCTTCTTCACCGTCTGGACCCGAAAGGAGGCGGTGCTCAAGGCCACCGGGCGGGGGCTGCGGACTCCGCTGGCCGAAGTCGAGGTGACGCGCCCGGACCGAGCGGCCGGGCTGGTGGGGATGGTCGACCCACCGAAGTCGGGTATCAGCCTGTGCGACCTCGTCGCCCCGACCGGTTACAGCGCGGCGTTGGCCGTTCTGGCCCCGACGACTCCCACGGTGTCCCATCACGACGGCGACGAGCTGCTGGCCGACGGCGGGACATAGCGGCGCCACCGGTCGACCCGACGACACTATGGACATGCGAGATGCCTTGTCCCCCAATGCATTCGGCACGTCGCTCAAGCATTACCGGATGTTATGGCCTCGCTATGGAGACACCCTGGAATCTGTACATTCCCGGCAAGGCATCTCTCAAGGAGGTACCTCTTTCATGTCCATATTCCGAGCCATCGCGCGGTTGCTCGCGGTGTCGGTGGCCGCATTGGCGATCGGCATCGCCACCGCGGCCACCGCGACCGCGGCCGACACCGCCGTCGACGGTGACGTCGGCACCACGGCCAAACTCAGTCACAGCCAGGCGACCACCATGCTGCGCAACGCCGGTATCACCTGGTCCTCCAGTGGCAACTGTTCCGATCGCAACCGTTCCAACTGCACCTCGTTCGATCAGGTCAACGAGGACACCATCCGTGGCATCGTCACCCTGCGCAACGCCAGCGGCTGCGCCATCAACGTCACCGGGGGAACCGAGACCGGCCACGCCAGCGGCACCTACAGCCACTGGAACGGTTACAAGCTGGACACCAGTCTGTCCAACTGCCTCAACAACTACATCCAGGGCACCTTCACCTCCATCGGCGGCAGCAAATGGCGGTCGGGCTCGGGAAACGTCTACTACAGAGAGGGCAATCACTGGGACATCACGTATTACAACTGTGGTGGCTGCTGATTGATCGATTCGGGTGTCGCCACCAACCGACAGCCATAGTCGCTTGTGGATAAGTCTTCGTGCCCCATCTCAGGCGGCACTCGAATCAGGTCGGCTGATGGCGGCGAGATCCGCCCGGCTCAATCTCATGGCGTCGATCGTGGTGGCCCCACGCATGACCGCCTTGACCAGACGGTGAAAACCATCGAGCACGGCGAGGCGGCCGTGATGCTCGATGACGTGAATCGGAAAACTCTCATCGGCGGCCGTCACCCGTGCGACATGATGTGGATAGGCATCGGGATCGGCAATGACGGCGGCCGGAGCCACTTGGTACCGGATTCCGTCGCGTTGCCAAAGCGGCAACGAGAGTTGCCAATCCAGTTCGGTGATCGGAATCGGCTCGACGGGCAGCTCCAGTCGGAAGAGTTCATCGATCTGCCAGCGGTCCATCGGAAGCGCCCGCCGTACCTCAGGCGGACACTGAGCCATCAATTCCTCATAACTCACGTTGGGCGCTGCACGATCCATGCCGCCAGAGTACAGATGTTGGCCGATCGCCGACTCTGCCCACGGTGATCGTGTCAGGCTCGAAGGTGCACCGTGGTCCAGCTGGAGGGGGAAGACCATGAGCAGCGTCTACCGCGTGACCGAAGTCGTCGGCACATCCACGCAATCGTGTGACGATGCGATCCGTCGAGCGGTCTCCCGAGCCGATGAGACCCTGCGCAATCTCGACTGGTTCGAGGTCGTCGAAACGCGTGGGCACATCGAGAACGGTGAGATCGCGCATTACCAGGTGACCGTGAAGGTCGGATTCCGACTCGAATAACCCACCGGACCCGCCGCCGGCGATGTCGAGGGCACCGGTCCGCATTCGACGACCCGCCGCCGTTTTCGGCTGCGGGTCGCGGTGTCGATGCCGCCCGAATTCGGGGGTACCCATCGACGTTCATAAAACAGTACAGTCGTACGAGTAACCATGCCGATTCACTCCACATCTACTCAGACGCAAGGTCCTATCGCGACCTGTTGATCGATCAGGCCACGGGGCCTCGCGTCATTCGGCCAAGCGCCACCCCACGTCCGCGCTTGCCGACCACCGACGAATCCATCGACAGAATGCGAGGTAGCCAGCCGTGGCAGTCACCACTGTGGGCGTTATCCGAGAGCGATATCCCGGTGAGAACCGTGTCGCGATCACCCCCGACGTCGTCACTCGAATCAGCACCGATGACGTGACCGTCATCGTGGAGTCCGGCGCCGGGACCGGCAGCCGGTTCAGCGACGAGGACTATCGAACGGCCGGGGCCCGGATCGGATCGCTGAAGGAGGTGATCGACAACGCGTCGGTGATCTGTTGCGTCAACCCCGCCGAACCGGACGGTCTACGCACCGGGCAAATCCTCATCGGCGTGTTCGAGCCGCTGCATCGCACCGACCTCATCAAACGTCTTCAGGCCATCGAGGCCACTGTGGTCAGTCTGGACTTGTTGCCGCGCAAACTGAGTCGCGCACAGAGCATGGACGTCCTCAGTTCACAGGCCAACATCGCCGGATATAAGGCCGCCCTGGTCGCCGCCGACGCCTACGGCCGGTACTTCCCGATGCTCACCACCGCCGCCGGAACCTCCCAACCGGCCACCGTCCTCATCCTGGGCACCGGAGTCGCCGGTCTGTCGGCCATCGGAACCGCCCGTCGGCTCGGTGCCGTCGTCACCGCCTACGACGTGCGCCCCGAGGCCAAAGGCGAGGTCGAATCCCTCGGCGCCCGGTTCCTGGAGCTGACATCGGTCGCCTCGGGATCGGGCGAAGGTGGGTACGCCCGCCAACTGACCGAGACCGAACGAGAAGCCCAACAAGCCGAACTAGCCGAGGCGATCGGACGGTTCGACGTCGTCATCACCACCGCCAAGGTGCCCGGCCGCAAGCCCCCGATTCTGGTCACCGAGGACGCGGTGGCCCGCATGCGCCCCGGCGCGGTGGTGGTCGACATGGCCGCCGGCGAACTCGGCGGCAACGTCGCCCAGGTCAAATCCGAGGGAAGCTTCGAAACCGACAACGGCGTCACGATCATCGGCGCCGGAAACCTGCCCTCCCAGATGGCTCCGGCGGCCTCGACCGCCTACGCGCGCAACATCAGCGCGGTCCTGAAACACCTCATCGTCGACGGCACCGTCCACGTGGACACCGACGAGGAGATCACCGGCCAGATCGTCGTCACCCACCAGGGCCGCCCCGTCAGCCCCGCCCTGGCCGACGCCCTCACCGAATCCACCGACCAGGCGGGAGACAGCGCATGAGTCTTGATCTGCTGACCGCGATCACCGTGTTCGTTCTCGGTGTCCTCGTGGGATTCGAGGTGATCAGCAAGGTGCCCGCCACCCTGCACACCCCGTTGATGTCGGGCGCCAACTCCATTCACGGCATCGTCGTCATCGGCGCCATGCTGGTGACCGCCACCGCCGAAGGGATCGTCGGCTACGTGCTGGCGTTCGTCGCCGTGGCGTTCGGCGCCATGAACGTGGTGGGCGGATACGTCGTCACCGACCGGATGCTGCACATGTTCAAAGCCAAACCCGCCGCCAAGTCCACTCAGGGTGGTGCCTCATGAGCACGACCGAGACGATCATCCGCTACCTGTTCCTGGCGGCGGCCGCATGCCTGGTGCTGGGGCTACACCTGATGAACTCCCCCGCCACCGCTAGGCGCGGCAACCTGTTGTCCGCCGGCGCCATGGGCGTCGCGATCGCGGCCACCGCGGTCCTGTTGGCCGAGAAGGGATCGATCACCACCACCGGCTGGATCGTGATGCTGCTGGCGCTGGCGGTCGGTTCGCTGGCCGGGTTGTATCTGGCGCGCACCGTCGAGATGACGGCGATGCCTCAGTTGGTCAGCCTGTTCAACGCGGTGGGCGGCGGAGCGGCGGTGCTGTTGGCCGTCGAACACTTCCAACAGGTGGAGGCCGCCGAACTGGTCCCCGAGGTGACCATCCCCGGTGGACTCGACGTCCTCATCGGTGCGGTGACCTTCACCGGTTCGCTGGTGGCCGCCGGGAAACTCCAGGGCCTGATCCCCGGTCGCCCGATCGTCTTCCCCGGTGCGCGGTTGCTCAACGTCGTCCTGTCGGTGGCCTTCGCCGTCGGCGTCGTCTGGCTGGTCGTCCAACCCGAGAACCTGCTGCCCATGCTGCTGTTGCTGGCCGCGTCGCTGGTGTTCGGCGTGACGATGGTCCTGCCGATCGGCGGTGCGGACATGCCGGTGGTCATCTCGCTGTTGAACGCGTTCACGGGTACGGCCGTGGCCATGGCCGGGTTCGTCCTCGGTGAGATGACGCTGATCATCGCCGGTGCCCTGGTGGGTGCCTCGGGTGCGATCCTGACCAAGTTGATGGCCGACGCCATGAACCGGTCGATCGCCAACATCATCATCGGAGGCTTCGGCACCGGTGATGAGGCGGTGGCCGGCGGCGGCGACGCCGCACCGGTCCGTCCGGTCTCGGTGGACGACGTGGCCATCCAGTTGGCGTACGCGCGGCGCGTGGTCGTGGTGCCCGGCTACGGCTTGGCAGCCGCGCAGGCGCAGCACGAGCTGGCGGCGCTGGGTGACCTGCTGGAGGACCGCGGCGTGGCGGTCAGTTATGCCATCCATCCGGTCGCCGGTCGAATGCCCGGACACATGAACGTCCTGTTGGCCGAGGCCAACATCCCCTACCCCCAGTTGCGGGAGATGGAGGACATCAACCCGGAGTTCAACCAGGTCGACGTGGCACTGGTCATCGGCGCCAACGACGTCACCAATCCCGCGGCCCGGCGCCCGGGCAACCCCATCTCGGGCATGCCGATCCTCGACGTGGATCAGGCCCGAAGCGTCGTGGTCATCAAACGATCGATGGGGCACGGATACGCCGGTATGGACAACGAGCTGTACACCGCCCCCAACACCGGTATGTACTTCACCGACGCCAAGCAGGGCCTCATCGCGTTGACGGCCGCGATTCGCGCGTTCGTCAGCTGAGCCCGGCCCGGGTGGCCATCGATTGTGGATCGGCCACCCGGGTCATGCTTCGCCGGTCGGCGCCATCGTCGGCCGGACAGTCGAACCCGCCGAAGGTCGCCTTCGGCACCGTTTCTCGAAGCCGCCTTCACCGTGCGCTAGGCGCCCTCGGCCCCACGCCTCAAAAGTCGCCTTCGGCACCGTGCTTCAGAAGTCGCCTTCGGCAACCTGCAACACGGTGAGTCCGAGGCCACGCCACATCTTCACCACCCGGTCCCGATCGTCCAACACGCACAGCACGCGATATCGGGGGCGTATCGATCGGGTGTACAGCTCCCGCTTGATGGTCTGGTCGGGTCGTTGGTCACCGGGGCGCCGCATCAACAGCAGTTCATAGGGAACCGGGACGTGGGCCTGCAACCACTTGGTCGTGTCGAGGCGGCAGCCCGACGTCCGCCCGGTCACGAACACGATCGCGTGCCCGGCGTCGTGCAGCGCCGCCACCACCGCGATGACCGTCGGGTTAGGACTGTCCCATCCCACTCGGGATTCGTCATAGGGCGAACGATCGCCACGGATCGCGACCGTGCCGTCGATGTCGACGATGACGGCGGACGTCTTGGTCATGCTCGTGAACCTTCGGCTGGGGTGACGGGCGAATCAGGACAGATCCGGTGGCGAGGGCGCCGTGGTCTTGACCTCATGAAACCCCGGTACCGCCACCATGGTCGACACGGCGTCGAACAGGGTGCCGGCGACCTCGCCCCGGGGCACCCGGGACAGGACCGGACCGAACCAGGCCGATCGACGGGCCTCATCGGTGACCGAGATGATCGGAGTGCCCACGTGGGTGCCGACCAGACCGACACCGCGTTCATGGGAGGCGCGAATACGCTGGTCGTAGTCGGTGTTCCACGCCTGGTCCGCCAGCGACACCGGCAGACCCGCCTCGATCAACGCCTGCGGGATCGCCTCCGGGTCCCATTCGGCGCCCTCGTGCAACCGACGCCCCAGTGCGAAGTAGAAGTCGCGCAGTCCGGTGTGCCCGTGCTCCTGCTCCACGGCGGCACAGATCCGCACCGGAAGCCACAGGTACCCCTCGGTGTCGCCCTCCGGATCGATCTCCTTGTCCTCATTGAGCACCGAGAGGCTCATGATGTTCCAGCGCAGTTCGATCGGGCGAACCCGTTCGACTTCGAGCAGCCAGTTCGCCGTCACCCAGGTGTACGGGCAGGACGGATCGAACCAGACATCCACGACGGCCATGCTTCGACGATATCCGGAGCGGGCGATTCGGGTGCGATCCGTCATGACTCGTCATATGCTCCGCGATGAGGACGAAGACGGTAAGGAGGGACGCCATGAAGCCCGTGACCGTCGGGTTCGACGGGTCGGATGAGAGTAGGTACGCCGTCGACTTCGCGGTGCGGGAGGCGCAACTTCGCCGGGCACCGCTGCGGATCGTTCACTCGATCCTGACACCGATGGCCGGGGGCCGGCACTTCGCCGGTTCCGGTTGGCAACCCAGGGACGCCATCCCCGCCGAGGTGTTCGAGATGATCGACGAGATCGTCGAACAGGCGCGGCAACGGGATTCCCGCCTGGAGGTGCAGGGCGAGATCATCGACTCGATGACCGTCAGCGGCACCATGATCGAAGAATCCCGAGAGGCCGACCTGGTGGTGTTGGGCAGTCGCGGTCACGGCGGTTTCCGGGAGTTGCTGTTGGGGTCGACGAGCGCTCAGGTGTCCTCTCACGCTCACTGTCCGGTGGTGATCACGCGTCGTCCACCGGAGGAGAATCCACCGCCGTATGAACAGATCGTCGTCGGGGTCGACGACTCGCCGTTGTCGCAGGACGCGTTGCGGTTCGCCTTCACCGAGGCTCAGTTGACCGGCGCGGACCTGGTGGCGGTGCGGGCGTGGCAGTTCGATGTCCCGGCCATCGAGGTCGGGGCGATGGCGTTCACCTTCGATCGCAAACTGGTCGAAGAGGAGACCGAGGCGTCGTTGGGGCAGGCATTGGCGGGGTGGCGTCAGAACTATCCGGAGGTGACGGTCATTCCGACCCTGCGGTACGGGGATCCCCGGCACGCGCTCCTGGAAGCGGGAAAGCGCGC
Proteins encoded:
- a CDS encoding universal stress protein; protein product: MKPVTVGFDGSDESRYAVDFAVREAQLRRAPLRIVHSILTPMAGGRHFAGSGWQPRDAIPAEVFEMIDEIVEQARQRDSRLEVQGEIIDSMTVSGTMIEESREADLVVLGSRGHGGFRELLLGSTSAQVSSHAHCPVVITRRPPEENPPPYEQIVVGVDDSPLSQDALRFAFTEAQLTGADLVAVRAWQFDVPAIEVGAMAFTFDRKLVEEETEASLGQALAGWRQNYPEVTVIPTLRYGDPRHALLEAGKRARMMVLASRGRGEFARLILGSTSHAVLQHAEVPVAIISPRAYADK